TTATTACCAGAGAGAAGAAAGAAACGATATTAGTGGAAGGGATTTTGAAGACCTAATAACACAAGGATTTTACGGCATTGCAACCTATGTTCTTACAGGTGAAGAAAAGATAGACGGAAAAAATATTGTCCCAACACATAATTTCAATCCAAAAACAGGAGACTGGGGAGCTTTTGAATTAGCAGCAAGATACTCCTATTTTGATTTGGATAAGGCAAATGGAAGCGACCCTGTAATTGAAAACGAAAATGTTTCAGCAAATACGATTCAGGGATTCACTTTTGGACTGAATTGGTATTTCAACAAATACCTGAAATTAATGGCTGATTATTCCTTCTATGATTTTGACCAACAGGAAAATCTTTCCCATCCATCAATAGGAGATTCTACAAATCAGTTTACTGCTCGTTTACAGGTTAAATTCTAAAGAAAGATAAATATCAATGAGGAGGAGATAAATGAAAGCAACATCAGGATTTAAAATGATTTTATTAGTTTTGTCACTTGTTATTTCTCTATCAATGTTTGTTTCAGTTAAGGCAAACGCTGAAACCCATCTTAAAATGAGTACTACAACGAGTACAGAAAATTCAGGGCTGCTCTCTGTCCTGATACCCCCCTTCGAAAAAAAATATGGCGTTAAAGTTGACATTATCGCCGTCGGGACAGGAGCAGCACTCAAACTTGGCAAAAATGGTGATGTAGATGTTGTTTTTGTTCATTCCCGCCCAGATGAAGATAGATTTGTAAAAGAAGGATATGGTGTTTATCGCCAAGATGTTATGCATAATGACTTCGTTATTTTAGGTCCAGAAAAAGACCCTGCTAAAATCAAAGGTTCATCATCGGCAATAGAAGCATTCAAAAAAATTGCGGGGACATCATCTTCTTTTGTCTCCAGAGGAGACAACTCCGGCACGCATAAGAAAGAAATGGCTATATGGAAATCTGCCGGCATTCAACCATCAGGTAAATGGTATATCGAGGCAGGACAAGGAATGGGCGCTGTACTTAAAATTGCAGATGAAAAACGAGCTTACACCCTTTCAGATAGAGGCACATATCTTGCATATTCAGATAAGATAGATTTAAAAATCCTCTATGAAGGGGATAAGATATTGTATAATCCTTACGGAATCATTGCAGTAAATCCAAAAAAATATCCTTATGTCAAATTTGAACTTGCCAAAAAGCTGATTGATTATATTACAGGACCTGAAGGGCAAGAAATTATCAAGAATTATAAAATCAAGGGACAGCAACTATTCTTTCCTGATGCAATAAAATAAAGTTATGAGAAAATAGATTTATAAATATGGAATATTTGGCAAAGGCATTGTATTCGGCTTTAAGGCTAATTTTTGGCTTTGACAGTGAAACATATCTTATTGTGTGGACATCCCTCAAAGTATCATTGTCAGCCACTTTCTTTTCGTCCGTCATTGGAATCCCAATTGGACTTTTTGTTTCATTAAAAGATTTCAAAGGGAAAAAGCTCATTCAACTTATCTTAAATACG
This sequence is a window from Candidatus Schekmanbacteria bacterium. Protein-coding genes within it:
- a CDS encoding extracellular solute-binding protein, with amino-acid sequence MKATSGFKMILLVLSLVISLSMFVSVKANAETHLKMSTTTSTENSGLLSVLIPPFEKKYGVKVDIIAVGTGAALKLGKNGDVDVVFVHSRPDEDRFVKEGYGVYRQDVMHNDFVILGPEKDPAKIKGSSSAIEAFKKIAGTSSSFVSRGDNSGTHKKEMAIWKSAGIQPSGKWYIEAGQGMGAVLKIADEKRAYTLSDRGTYLAYSDKIDLKILYEGDKILYNPYGIIAVNPKKYPYVKFELAKKLIDYITGPEGQEIIKNYKIKGQQLFFPDAIK